A single genomic interval of Megalobrama amblycephala isolate DHTTF-2021 linkage group LG15, ASM1881202v1, whole genome shotgun sequence harbors:
- the LOC125246807 gene encoding von Willebrand factor A domain-containing protein 5A-like: protein MVNYGLLSKKNEPVPLKSISVEVRVQDHVATVSSTLQYVNEEERPLEALFVFPLPADAAVCHFSAKIGEQEIVAEVQERETARDRYDDAVSSGQQAFMLEESKESPDVFRLSVGCLSPGQNAAVTIIYVTELAVQADHSLRFCLPAVLNPRYTPAGSAAGIVSEISSGCGSVPYTLTLSVHVSSPKPISKLESSCTLDPLVFLHSDHTQATVNLSPGHMFDKDVELFVFYQDTHQPSAIVEAGVTTAPSGSLMRDPVIMISLYPEFPEEVMSSLATQGEFVFVIDRSASMSNTRIESAKDTLLLLLKSLPMGCYFNIYGFGSRFESFYPKSVEYNQDTMDEALKRVKEMKADLGGTQILQPLKHIYSQPCYPDHPRQLFIFTDGEVGNTKEVLDLVKHHAHSHRCFSFGIGEGASTALITGMAREGSGHAQFITGTDRMQPKVMQSLRFALQPAVVNISVDWTLPDGITVDTLSPPINVLFQGQRSLIYGHLKGESSGGSEGTVTVKYSLKDQPVTNQLHFCLKPTEETGLALHRLAARTLIRSLEKEERSGDRVVFGIRSRIVELSVHAGVSSVHTAFIAINKDSRQTVKGPLLQRRVPIYARRCVAPIRGSLPVASDCWLIDEDCDHWSSDEFDDGDDGDDGDDGDDIDYESPADVYSDEERDVISKTEAALSCQTESVGKKRAAPDPQDDLLLQLVSLQKASGCWELDATLADVFGKTEDELTNQKPAQVDGSVWATLLALIWLYGCKIEQQVEWQFVAMKAASWIGSQKVGDLSQCVCEGNVLLGCHVTKEALRI from the exons ATGGTGAACTACGGTCTCTTGTCTAAGAAAAATGAGCCAG TGCCTCTGAAGAGCATCTCAGTGGAGGTTCGGGTTCAGGATCATGTAGCCACAGTCTCCTCCACTCTGCAGTATGTGAATGAGGAAGAGCGCCCCCTGGAGGCCTTGTTCGTCTTCCCTCTGCCTGCTGATGCTGCTGTCTGCCACTTCAGTGCCAAGATCGGAGAGCAGGAGATTGTGGCAGAGGTGCAAGAAAGAGAAACT GCGAGGGATCGTTATGATGATGCTGTGAGTTCGGGTCAGCAGGCGTTTATGTTGGAAGAGAGCAAAGAGAGTCCTGATGTGTTCAGACTGAGTGTCGGGTGTCTGTCGCCGGGTCAGAACGCTGCCGTCACCATCATCTACGTCACCGAGCTCGCTGTGCAGGCCGACCACTCGCTGCGCTTCTGTCTGCCGGCTGTACTCAACCCCCGATACACACCAGCAG gttcAGCTGCTGGTATAGTCTCAGAGATTTCATCAGGATGTGGATCTGTTCCCTACACGCTGACTCTCAGTGTCCATGTGAGCTCTCCAAAGCCCATCTCCAAACTAGAGTCCAGCTGCACTCTGGATCCTCTAGTGTTCCTCCACTCTGATCACACTCAGGCGACG gTGAATCTGAGTCCTggtcacatgtttgataaggaCGTTGAGCTGTTTGTGTTCTATCAGGATACCCATCAGCCCTCTGCTATAGTGGAGGCAGGAGTGACCACTGCCCCATCAG GCTCTCTGATGAGGGACCCAGTGATCATGATAAGTTTGTACCCAGAATTCCCAGAGGAAGTGATGTCATCACTGGCAACACAAGGCgagtttgtttttgtgattgaCAGATCAGCCAGTATGAGCAACACGCGGATAGAAAGTGCAAAG GACACTCTGCTGTTACTGTTGAAGAGTCTGCCCATGGGATGCTACTTCAATATCTATGGATTTGGCTCTCGTTTTGAGTCCTTCTACCC TAAGAGTGTCGAGTACAATCAGGACACAATGGATGAGGCTCTGAAGAGAGTGAAGGAAATGAAAGCAGACTTGGGCGGCACACAGATTTTACAGCCTCTAAAACACATCTACAGTCAGCCCTGTTACCCAGACCACCCCAGACAG CTGTTCATCTTCACTGATGGAGAGGTGGGAAACACTAAAGAGGTGCTGGATCTGGTGAAACATCATGCTCACTCTCACAG GTGTTTCTCATTCGGGATTGGTGAGGGTGCAAGTACCGCCCTCATCACAGGAATGGCCAGGGAGGGATCTGGTCATGCTCAGTTCATCACAGGCACCGACCGCATGCAGCCCAAA GTGATGCAGTCCCTCAGGTTTGCGCTGCAGCCCGCTGTGGTTAATATCTCTGTGGATTGGACCCTTCCAGATGGCATTACTGTTGACACACTGTCTCCACCCATCAATGTGCTCTTCCAGGGTCAAAGGTCACTCATTTACGGCCACCTTAAAGGAGAG AGTTCAGGAGGCTCTGAGGGAACAGTGACAGTCAAATACAGTCTTAAAGATCAACCAGTAACAAACCAGCTCCACTTCTGCCTCAAACCAACTGAGGAAACagg GTTGGCTCTCCACCGGCTGGCGGCTCGAACCCTGATCCGTTCTCTGGAGAAGGAGGAAAGGTCAGGTGATAGAGTTGTGTTTGGCATCAGGAGCAGGATAGTGGAGCTCAGTGTTCATGCAGGAGTGAGCAGTGTTCATACAGCCTTCATTGCCATTAATAAAGACAGCAGACAGACTGTGAAAGGACCCCTGCTGCAGAGAAGAGTGCCGATATACG CCAGACGATGTGTAGCACCGATCCGTGGGTCACTGCCAG TAGCGTCTGATTGCTGGTTGATTGATGAAGACTGTGATCATTGGTCATCAG ATGAATTTGATGATGGGGATGATGGGGATGACGGGGATGACGGGGATGACATTGATTACGAATCGCCAGCAGACG TTTATTCGGATGAAGAAAG AGATGTTATTTCTAAGACTGAAGCTGCGCTGTCTTGTCAAACAGAATCTGTAGGGAAAAAAAggg ccgCTCCTGACCCCCAGGATGACCTGTTACTCCAGCTGGTTTCTCTCCAGAAGGCGTCAGGCTGCTGGGAGCTGGACGCCACACTGGCTGATGTGTTTGGGAAGACGGAGGAtgaactgaccaatcagaaaccAGCACAG GTGGATGGGTCAGTATGGGCCACTCTCCTGGCTCTGATCTGGTTATACGGCTGTAAAATAGAGCAGCAGGTCGAGTGGCAGTTTGTGGCCATGAAGGCAGCGTCATGGATCGGCTCTCAGAAAG tgggCGATCtgtctcagtgtgtgtgtgagggtaaTGTCCTGCTCGGATGTCATGTGACCAAAGAGGCTCTGAGAATCTGA